In Brevinematales bacterium, the following proteins share a genomic window:
- a CDS encoding TatD family hydrolase — MYVDTHFHLNMLENTLQKQRDAIDESISKGVIGGINIYTSVDEFLENLEIFEYLSRKNLKVACGWYPEYTPTDKMIEDLENVLKSRNIFAIGEIGLEYYRMYKPKDDQLKLFELQMILAEKYKKPVIIHSRDAYNDTYSVLKKFPSVRGIIHCFTGTPEIAKKFLDIGYYISFAGNLTFKNALDIQSSAKYVPLDMVFFETDSPFLAPTPFRGQKNYPYLIKYTYEFASNLLGIPIDKLQTVILENWNRFIRG; from the coding sequence ATGTATGTAGATACCCACTTTCATCTAAATATGCTAGAAAATACATTACAGAAGCAAAGAGATGCAATAGATGAATCTATATCAAAGGGAGTAATTGGTGGTATAAACATTTATACATCTGTAGATGAGTTTTTGGAAAATTTGGAGATTTTTGAGTACTTGTCGAGAAAAAATTTAAAAGTTGCCTGCGGGTGGTATCCTGAGTATACGCCTACGGACAAAATGATAGAGGATTTGGAGAACGTCTTGAAGTCTCGCAATATATTTGCTATAGGCGAGATTGGTCTAGAATATTATAGAATGTATAAACCAAAAGATGATCAATTGAAGCTTTTTGAACTTCAGATGATTTTAGCTGAGAAATACAAAAAACCTGTTATAATACATTCCAGAGATGCCTACAACGATACATACAGTGTACTCAAGAAGTTTCCTTCTGTTAGGGGTATAATACACTGTTTTACTGGAACACCAGAGATAGCAAAGAAGTTTCTAGATATAGGATATTACATATCATTTGCCGGTAACTTGACTTTCAAAAATGCACTTGATATACAGTCTTCGGCCAAGTATGTTCCACTTGATATGGTGTTTTTCGAGACGGATTCTCCATTTCTGGCACCAACACCATTCAGAGGGCAAAAAAATTATCCCTATCTAATAAAATACACTTATGAATTTGCATCAAATTTGTTAGGAATACCTATTGATAAACTCCAGACAGTAATTTTAGAGAATTGGAATAGGTTTATAAGAGGGTAG
- the topA gene encoding type I DNA topoisomerase, with translation MRLFIVESPSKAKTIKSYLGRDYTVVATMGHIKDLPKEEMGIDPAKLEPKYVFLPGKKKIVGNIIKIARNCDLVLLASDKDREGEMISFHMKEVLSKYNGNIKRVEFTEVTKDSILNSIKMPRDIDMNLVNAQKARRLLDRIVGYVISPILYKHLRKNFSGSSFSAGRVQSPALRIVCEREIEIRNFVPINYYEVIVECQKENKIFQLKLISELNDGKEIRFSTSNRIDDEKFEEIKSSFKKDRLVIMSMKRYNDIIKPLPPFKTSTLQQDASAKLGFTPSKTMKIAQDLYEGMNVDGEYVGLITYMRTDSVKISEYALEQTRKFVRERIGEEYLPPRPRIYESVNWQSAHECIRPTDVYRVPASVKGKIPEDHYKLYDLIWRRFLASQLMDAVVSVFEILSSEGRYNFFGVSKSIVKKNFMNFYPHSVPEDVFFPQLEEGEVLNVIQLKGLRKKTQPPPRYTEATLIKKLEEEGIGRPSTYAMIVSTLLQRKYVIKQNKSLVPTELGFAVFEFLKSNFPTVVDLKLTAYMESLLDKIESGEEKDWKKILISMVKQAKVPFNLE, from the coding sequence ATGAGACTTTTCATAGTTGAATCTCCTTCAAAAGCAAAGACTATAAAGTCATACCTTGGTAGGGATTATACAGTAGTTGCAACGATGGGACATATAAAGGACCTTCCTAAAGAAGAAATGGGAATTGATCCTGCAAAGCTGGAGCCAAAATATGTTTTCCTACCAGGTAAGAAAAAGATAGTAGGTAACATAATAAAAATTGCAAGAAACTGTGATTTGGTTTTATTGGCGTCTGATAAAGACAGAGAAGGAGAGATGATATCATTTCATATGAAAGAAGTACTATCTAAATATAATGGAAACATAAAGAGAGTAGAGTTTACGGAAGTTACGAAAGATTCAATACTTAATTCAATCAAGATGCCTAGAGATATCGATATGAACCTAGTAAATGCTCAAAAAGCAAGAAGATTGCTAGATAGAATAGTTGGTTACGTTATATCTCCTATACTTTATAAGCATCTTAGGAAGAATTTCAGCGGTTCATCCTTTTCTGCAGGTAGGGTTCAATCACCTGCTCTTAGAATTGTTTGTGAAAGGGAAATTGAAATAAGAAATTTCGTGCCTATCAATTACTATGAAGTAATTGTTGAGTGCCAAAAAGAAAACAAAATATTCCAACTTAAGCTCATCAGTGAATTAAATGATGGTAAAGAAATAAGATTTTCGACGTCAAATCGAATAGATGATGAAAAGTTTGAAGAGATAAAAAGTAGTTTTAAGAAAGATAGACTTGTGATTATGTCAATGAAGAGATACAATGACATTATAAAACCTTTACCGCCTTTTAAGACTAGTACTCTACAACAGGATGCTTCAGCAAAATTAGGTTTTACACCTTCTAAAACGATGAAGATAGCACAGGATTTGTATGAAGGAATGAATGTAGATGGAGAATATGTAGGACTTATAACATATATGAGAACTGATTCAGTTAAAATATCTGAATATGCTTTAGAACAAACTAGAAAATTTGTAAGAGAAAGAATAGGTGAAGAATATTTACCGCCTAGACCAAGAATTTATGAGTCTGTAAATTGGCAATCAGCTCATGAGTGTATAAGACCAACAGATGTTTATAGGGTTCCTGCATCAGTAAAGGGTAAGATACCAGAGGACCATTATAAACTCTATGATCTTATCTGGAGAAGATTTTTAGCAAGTCAACTTATGGATGCTGTTGTTTCTGTTTTTGAGATATTATCGAGTGAAGGTAGATACAACTTCTTTGGTGTTTCAAAAAGTATTGTTAAAAAGAATTTTATGAACTTCTATCCGCACAGTGTACCAGAAGATGTTTTTTTTCCGCAACTTGAGGAAGGGGAGGTATTAAATGTTATTCAGTTAAAAGGTTTGAGAAAAAAAACACAACCTCCACCTAGATATACTGAAGCAACTTTAATAAAAAAACTAGAAGAGGAAGGTATAGGAAGACCCTCAACTTATGCTATGATTGTATCCACTCTACTACAGAGAAAGTACGTTATAAAACAGAATAAGTCTTTAGTACCTACAGAATTAGGGTTTGCTGTTTTTGAATTTCTAAAATCAAACTTTCCAACAGTTGTTGATCTAAAACTTACGGCATATATGGAATCACTTCTTGATAAAATAGAAAGTGGAGAAGAAAAAGATTGGAAAAAAATATTGATAAGTATGGTTAAACAAGCTAAAGTACCATTCAATTTGGAATAA
- the serA gene encoding phosphoglycerate dehydrogenase — MAGKVKVLCADGFSKAGLDILSYYENIVVTVNEKTSKEELISKIPEYDVLIVRSSTKVDREVIDAGKKLKIIARAGVGLDTIDVNYATQKGIIVMNSPTGNVISTAEHTIAMLFSIARKIPFAHISTVNGGWDRKSFRGVELYRKKIGIIGLGKIGTEVAKRCLALGMEVLAYDPFVTEERALQLGIKLTSLEEIYRESDFITFHVPLSDQTRNMVTKKEIEMMKPSVRIINCARGGIINEQDLADALNSGRIAGAAIDVYSVEPPVNNPLIGAKNCIVVPHLGASTEEAQENVSIEIAESIVKFFKDEVIINAVNMPSISLQKYKELKAFIDMGETVGKIISQLSDGGVLQLVVSYSGHIVEDPVQIVTRAVAKGFMEKIVGDDTVNFVNSLLYLESNGIKLLETKEDESFSVFSNLIKVNLVGKTKKIEIWYTVYPNNDAKIVRIDNYYLELNPTENMIILKNYDKPGVIGFLGMVLGDAGVNIGEMKVTRAKRGDKALTIITLDSDPPKEVIEKISSHPDIIEVKRITL, encoded by the coding sequence ATGGCAGGTAAAGTAAAGGTTTTGTGTGCAGATGGTTTTTCAAAGGCAGGGCTTGACATTTTGTCATACTATGAAAATATAGTAGTTACAGTAAACGAAAAAACTTCAAAAGAAGAGCTGATTTCTAAAATACCTGAATATGATGTCCTTATAGTGAGGAGTTCTACTAAAGTTGATAGAGAAGTTATAGATGCTGGTAAGAAATTAAAAATAATTGCTAGGGCAGGTGTTGGTCTCGATACTATTGATGTTAACTATGCTACTCAAAAGGGTATCATAGTTATGAATTCTCCTACTGGTAATGTTATATCAACTGCAGAACATACTATTGCTATGCTGTTTTCAATTGCTAGAAAAATACCCTTTGCTCATATATCGACAGTTAACGGTGGTTGGGATAGGAAGTCTTTTAGGGGAGTTGAACTTTATAGAAAAAAAATAGGTATAATAGGATTGGGTAAAATTGGAACAGAAGTTGCTAAACGATGTTTAGCTTTAGGGATGGAGGTTTTGGCTTATGATCCTTTTGTGACTGAGGAAAGAGCTTTACAACTTGGTATTAAACTTACTTCCCTTGAAGAGATATATAGGGAGTCAGATTTTATAACATTCCATGTGCCTTTATCAGACCAAACTAGAAATATGGTTACTAAGAAAGAGATAGAGATGATGAAACCATCAGTTAGAATAATAAACTGTGCTAGAGGTGGTATAATAAATGAACAAGATTTAGCAGATGCTTTAAATTCTGGTAGAATTGCCGGTGCTGCAATTGATGTTTATTCCGTTGAGCCGCCAGTAAACAATCCTTTAATCGGGGCAAAGAATTGTATAGTTGTTCCACATTTAGGTGCTTCAACTGAGGAAGCTCAAGAAAATGTATCCATCGAAATAGCAGAATCTATTGTTAAGTTTTTCAAAGATGAAGTTATAATAAATGCTGTTAATATGCCATCTATAAGTCTACAGAAGTACAAGGAACTTAAAGCATTCATTGATATGGGTGAAACTGTAGGTAAAATAATATCTCAGTTATCTGATGGTGGAGTACTACAATTAGTAGTTTCTTATTCAGGGCATATTGTTGAAGATCCTGTTCAGATAGTAACTAGAGCTGTTGCAAAAGGATTTATGGAGAAAATTGTAGGTGATGATACTGTTAATTTTGTAAATTCTTTACTGTATCTCGAATCGAATGGTATAAAATTACTTGAAACAAAAGAAGATGAGTCATTTTCAGTTTTTTCTAACCTTATAAAAGTTAATCTTGTAGGTAAGACCAAAAAAATAGAGATATGGTATACTGTCTATCCAAATAATGATGCTAAAATTGTTAGAATTGACAACTACTATCTAGAGTTGAACCCCACTGAAAATATGATTATACTCAAAAACTATGACAAACCCGGTGTTATAGGTTTCCTTGGAATGGTACTTGGGGATGCGGGAGTTAATATAGGTGAAATGAAAGTTACTAGAGCAAAGCGAGGTGATAAGGCTCTTACTATAATAACTCTCGATTCTGATCCACCGAAAGAAGTAATTGAAAAAATATCATCGCATCCTGATATAATTGAAGTTAAGAGAATAACTCTTTAA
- the ugpC gene encoding sn-glycerol-3-phosphate ABC transporter ATP-binding protein UgpC, translated as MAKVILKHVSKVYDNGYRAVDDFNLEIGDGEFVVIVGPSGCGKTTTLRMIAGLEDISEGELWIDNVLVNNIPPKDRDIAMVFQNYALYPHMTVYKNMAFGLKLRKVPQEEIDKRVKEAAEILGLQALLDRKPKQLSGGQRQRVALGRAIVRKPKVFLFDEPLSNLDAKLRVQMRAEISKLHARLGVTTVYVTHDQVEAMTLGTRIVVMKDGKIQQVGTPLEVYSSPNNKFVAGFIGSPPMNFMEVTVEQSGDNYYIDEGSFRILLPKGKYKSIGDYVGRKVIMGIRPEFIYDRGSYTGSVNENVISANVEITEILGAEQYVYFATEKHPFIARFDPFIHVKLGERREVVVDLEKLILFDSETEYVLN; from the coding sequence ATGGCTAAGGTTATCCTTAAGCATGTTTCAAAAGTATATGATAATGGCTATAGAGCAGTTGATGATTTTAATCTTGAAATAGGGGATGGAGAATTTGTAGTAATTGTAGGACCTTCCGGTTGCGGTAAAACTACTACCCTGAGAATGATAGCAGGTCTTGAAGATATATCAGAAGGAGAGTTGTGGATTGATAATGTCCTTGTGAATAATATTCCACCTAAAGATAGAGATATTGCTATGGTGTTTCAAAATTATGCTTTGTATCCACACATGACAGTTTACAAAAACATGGCATTTGGTCTTAAGTTAAGAAAGGTCCCTCAGGAAGAAATTGACAAAAGAGTTAAAGAAGCAGCAGAGATACTAGGACTTCAAGCATTACTTGACAGAAAACCAAAACAACTTTCTGGTGGACAAAGACAAAGAGTAGCATTGGGTAGAGCTATAGTTAGAAAACCTAAGGTGTTCTTATTTGATGAACCTCTTTCGAACCTTGATGCTAAACTTAGGGTTCAGATGAGGGCTGAGATAAGTAAACTTCACGCAAGGCTTGGAGTAACAACAGTTTATGTTACTCACGATCAAGTTGAAGCAATGACTTTGGGTACTAGAATAGTGGTTATGAAGGACGGTAAAATACAGCAAGTAGGTACTCCTCTAGAAGTTTATTCCTCACCAAACAACAAGTTTGTTGCGGGTTTCATAGGTAGTCCTCCAATGAACTTTATGGAGGTTACAGTTGAGCAGTCAGGTGATAATTACTATATAGATGAAGGATCGTTTAGAATATTGCTACCAAAAGGTAAGTATAAGAGTATAGGAGATTATGTTGGTAGAAAGGTAATTATGGGTATAAGGCCTGAGTTTATTTACGACAGAGGTAGTTATACAGGAAGTGTTAACGAAAATGTTATATCAGCAAATGTTGAAATAACTGAAATACTTGGAGCTGAACAATACGTGTATTTTGCTACTGAGAAACATCCATTCATAGCAAGATTTGATCCATTTATACATGTAAAGTTAGGAGAAAGAAGAGAAGTTGTAGTTGATCTTGAGAAACTTATACTCTTTGATTCTGAAACAGAATATGTCTTGAATTAA
- the accD gene encoding acetyl-CoA carboxylase, carboxyltransferase subunit beta, producing MEEKNLWIKCPECGAMMYKSDFEENLNVCISCDYHFRIGARRRIEILCDKDSFKEQFEDIISSDPLDFFDGKEKYRDKLRKTMEEKNLNEAVITGYCEIYGIKTEIAVMDFEFLGGSMGSVVGEKITRAVEYATKQKLPLVIVSASGGARMHEGILSLMQMAKTSSAIREYKEKGGFYISVLTDPTTGGVTASFAMLGDIIISEPKALIGFAGPRVIEQTIKEKLPEGFQRAEFVKEHGFVDIVSHRRDLKNILYKLISIFYNRG from the coding sequence ATGGAAGAGAAGAATTTGTGGATAAAGTGTCCCGAGTGTGGGGCAATGATGTATAAATCGGATTTTGAGGAAAATCTGAATGTTTGTATAAGCTGTGATTATCATTTTAGAATAGGTGCTAGAAGGAGAATAGAAATACTGTGTGATAAGGATAGTTTTAAGGAACAGTTTGAGGATATTATTTCTTCTGATCCTCTTGATTTCTTTGATGGTAAGGAAAAGTATAGAGATAAGTTAAGGAAGACTATGGAAGAAAAGAATTTGAATGAAGCAGTTATAACAGGTTACTGCGAGATATATGGTATCAAAACTGAAATTGCTGTGATGGATTTTGAATTTTTAGGTGGTAGTATGGGTAGTGTAGTAGGTGAAAAAATAACTAGGGCTGTAGAGTATGCTACGAAGCAAAAATTACCCTTGGTAATAGTATCTGCATCCGGTGGTGCTAGGATGCATGAAGGAATACTTTCTCTTATGCAGATGGCCAAAACATCATCAGCGATTAGGGAGTATAAAGAAAAAGGAGGTTTTTATATTTCTGTTCTTACAGATCCTACAACAGGTGGAGTAACAGCAAGTTTTGCTATGTTAGGGGATATTATAATTTCTGAACCTAAAGCACTTATTGGATTTGCTGGGCCTAGAGTTATAGAACAAACCATAAAGGAAAAACTGCCTGAAGGGTTTCAAAGAGCAGAATTCGTGAAAGAGCATGGATTTGTTGATATAGTGTCTCATAGAAGAGATCTTAAAAATATTCTTTACAAATTGATTTCTATCTTTTACAATAGAGGATAA
- the icd gene encoding isocitrate dehydrogenase (NADP(+)) — protein MKISIIEGKISVPDDVDIPYIEGDGVGSDIFRASIPVWNEAVKKVYNGKRKVNWIEVVAGEKAYQKYGEYLPKETLNTLKEYVISIKGPLTTPIGGGHRSLNVTIRQELDLFAVVRPIRYFEGLETPVKHPERVNMVIFREATEDLYAGIEWNKDSEEAKKIKEFLKKEFGITIRDDAGIGIKPISEFGTKRLMRSAIEYALKNKMDKITIMHKGNIMKYTEGAFREWCYEVAKNEYSNYTITEDDIIKGVEKENKIVINDIIADNMFQQVLTKPEHYKLIVAPNINGDYISDALAAQVGGLGMAPGGNIGNPYAVFEPTHGSAPKYAGQDKVNPSSLILSGCLMFEYMGWKEVSDTIINAIKKVIQNKTVTYDLAREIKDAKEVKCSEFGELIIKNL, from the coding sequence ATGAAAATATCAATAATAGAAGGTAAAATATCGGTACCAGATGATGTTGATATACCTTATATAGAAGGAGATGGCGTTGGATCTGATATATTTAGAGCATCAATACCTGTATGGAATGAAGCAGTAAAAAAAGTATATAATGGTAAAAGAAAGGTAAACTGGATAGAAGTAGTAGCTGGTGAAAAAGCATACCAAAAGTATGGTGAATATCTACCAAAAGAGACTCTCAATACTCTTAAAGAATACGTAATTTCAATAAAAGGACCTTTAACAACACCTATAGGTGGTGGACATAGATCACTAAACGTAACAATCAGACAAGAGTTAGATCTATTCGCAGTAGTTAGACCCATTAGATATTTTGAAGGGCTCGAAACACCTGTTAAACATCCAGAAAGAGTTAATATGGTAATATTTAGAGAAGCAACAGAAGATCTCTATGCAGGAATAGAGTGGAACAAAGATTCAGAAGAAGCCAAAAAGATTAAAGAGTTTCTCAAGAAGGAGTTCGGAATTACAATCAGAGATGATGCTGGAATAGGAATAAAACCCATATCTGAATTCGGAACCAAAAGACTTATGAGATCCGCAATCGAATACGCTCTAAAGAATAAAATGGACAAAATAACAATAATGCACAAGGGAAATATAATGAAATATACAGAAGGCGCTTTTAGAGAATGGTGTTATGAAGTAGCCAAAAATGAATATAGCAACTATACTATAACTGAAGATGATATAATAAAGGGAGTAGAAAAAGAAAACAAAATAGTCATAAACGACATAATTGCTGACAATATGTTCCAACAGGTTTTAACAAAACCTGAACACTACAAGTTAATTGTAGCACCTAATATAAATGGAGATTATATTTCAGATGCACTCGCAGCACAAGTAGGTGGACTAGGTATGGCACCTGGCGGCAATATCGGAAACCCTTATGCTGTTTTTGAACCAACACATGGATCTGCTCCCAAATACGCAGGACAAGATAAAGTTAACCCTTCATCACTAATACTCTCTGGATGTCTTATGTTTGAATACATGGGATGGAAAGAAGTATCAGATACCATAATAAACGCCATAAAAAAGGTCATACAAAATAAAACGGTTACCTATGACTTAGCCAGAGAAATAAAAGATGCTAAAGAAGTCAAATGCTCAGAGTTTGGGGAACTAATAATAAAAAATCTCTAA
- a CDS encoding cytochrome ubiquinol oxidase subunit I, whose protein sequence is MDALTLSRWQFAVTGSMHFIFPSFTIGLSLLIFIFFLIYMIKKDDLYRRIGNFLVKIFAVGFAVGVATGIVMELQFGANWSVFAEKSGSIFGGPLAMEAIFAFFLESTFLSILVFGEKKISPSVRTLSSFLVFIGTLISAFWIMTANNWMQIPTGYKIENGKIILTDFWAISFNTPNFIRFAHTVLSTFITGSLLVMAISAYKILKGIQKEAFSKSFKVSMIVFTISAITQILFGTLSGEYVAKHQPLKLAIMEAQWETQRFATEPIIAAIDQENMTNVFVLGIPGLLSFLAYRDVNAEVKGIKDLIVEYKLHKSELPNIPLVFWSFRIMVGLGFLFAIVGILSVLLYYSNRLENVRWFLRLLPFMIPLPIISSWTGWIVAEVGRQPWTIYGILKTREAVSPITTPEVAFTLFTFVGIYLVLLALWIFITVKIVKKGIEEVHYGAH, encoded by the coding sequence ATGGATGCACTAACACTATCAAGATGGCAATTCGCAGTAACAGGTTCTATGCACTTCATATTTCCATCATTTACTATAGGATTATCTCTACTGATATTCATATTCTTTTTGATTTACATGATAAAAAAAGATGATCTTTACAGAAGAATTGGGAATTTTCTTGTAAAAATATTTGCTGTAGGTTTTGCTGTCGGAGTTGCTACTGGAATTGTAATGGAATTACAGTTTGGTGCTAATTGGTCTGTATTTGCAGAAAAATCAGGTAGTATATTTGGAGGACCATTAGCTATGGAAGCAATATTTGCTTTTTTCTTAGAATCTACATTTCTCTCCATATTAGTATTCGGCGAGAAGAAAATATCACCTTCTGTTAGGACATTATCATCATTTCTAGTATTTATAGGTACCCTAATATCAGCTTTCTGGATAATGACAGCAAACAACTGGATGCAGATTCCTACAGGCTATAAAATAGAAAATGGTAAAATAATACTAACGGATTTCTGGGCTATATCATTCAACACTCCAAACTTCATAAGATTCGCACATACAGTATTGTCAACATTTATAACAGGTTCACTTCTAGTTATGGCAATTAGTGCTTACAAGATTCTTAAAGGTATTCAAAAGGAAGCTTTCTCAAAATCATTTAAAGTCTCGATGATTGTATTCACAATTTCAGCTATTACACAAATATTATTTGGCACCTTAAGTGGAGAATACGTTGCAAAACACCAACCTCTTAAACTAGCAATTATGGAAGCACAATGGGAAACACAAAGATTTGCCACTGAACCTATCATTGCTGCAATCGATCAAGAAAACATGACAAATGTGTTTGTTTTAGGAATACCGGGGCTACTATCATTTTTAGCATATAGAGACGTAAACGCAGAGGTAAAAGGAATAAAAGACTTAATAGTTGAATATAAACTACACAAATCAGAACTACCTAACATACCTTTAGTGTTTTGGAGTTTTAGAATAATGGTTGGATTAGGATTCTTATTTGCTATTGTAGGAATATTATCAGTACTACTATATTACTCAAATAGACTAGAAAACGTTAGATGGTTTTTAAGACTTCTACCGTTTATGATACCTTTACCAATAATCTCAAGTTGGACTGGATGGATAGTAGCAGAAGTTGGTAGACAACCTTGGACAATATACGGAATACTTAAAACTAGAGAAGCAGTTTCACCAATAACAACTCCAGAAGTAGCTTTTACACTATTCACATTTGTTGGTATTTACCTAGTTTTACTAGCGTTGTGGATATTTATTACAGTAAAAATAGTAAAGAAAGGTATAGAGGAGGTACACTATGGGGCTCATTGA
- the cydB gene encoding cytochrome d ubiquinol oxidase subunit II: MGLIEIWFFVLGIFLIVYVILDGFDLGGAIASLFLSKNDNERRIILNAIGRVWDGNEVWLLSFGVFLFGMFPMAYARFFSAAYIPVMLLAFSLILRAVAFEFRSQVESNIWRKTWDWILGISSTLIAVILSVAGANILKGVSMTEEPFRLHLFDALNPFALLSAITTLSFLILHSLAYLSNKTEGELYNKVIKLSKVFWISSLVLLLVWIVFSSIFEKQVFYNFIKYPLFTIAPIIVVLSFLLVMFFINKGSTKKIFIFSSATLASIILSFGFAMYPNLIKSSIDEKYNITIYKAASGELTLTIGLVIALIGIALVALYQSYVYKVFAGKIKIEDIHY; the protein is encoded by the coding sequence ATGGGGCTCATTGAGATTTGGTTTTTTGTCCTTGGTATATTTTTAATAGTATATGTAATACTTGATGGATTTGATCTAGGTGGAGCAATAGCTTCTTTATTTTTGTCAAAAAATGATAATGAAAGAAGAATAATACTTAATGCAATAGGTAGAGTATGGGATGGAAATGAAGTGTGGCTATTATCATTCGGTGTATTTCTATTTGGCATGTTTCCTATGGCTTACGCAAGATTTTTTAGTGCCGCATACATACCTGTCATGTTACTAGCTTTTTCCCTCATACTTAGAGCAGTTGCATTCGAGTTCAGAAGTCAAGTTGAATCGAATATATGGAGAAAAACTTGGGATTGGATACTAGGCATATCCAGCACCCTAATAGCAGTAATATTATCAGTAGCAGGAGCAAACATACTAAAGGGTGTTAGTATGACAGAGGAGCCATTCAGACTACATTTATTCGACGCACTAAATCCATTTGCTTTGCTAAGTGCCATAACAACACTATCTTTTCTAATACTTCATTCTCTAGCATATCTATCAAATAAAACAGAAGGAGAACTATACAATAAGGTTATAAAACTATCCAAAGTATTCTGGATTTCCTCTTTAGTACTACTACTGGTATGGATAGTGTTTAGCTCAATTTTTGAAAAACAAGTTTTTTACAACTTTATTAAATATCCTCTATTCACAATAGCACCAATTATAGTAGTACTAAGCTTCTTACTAGTAATGTTTTTCATAAACAAAGGGAGTACAAAGAAAATATTCATATTCTCATCCGCCACACTAGCTAGTATTATACTTTCCTTTGGCTTCGCAATGTATCCAAACTTAATCAAATCCTCAATTGACGAAAAATACAATATAACTATATATAAAGCAGCTTCAGGTGAACTAACCCTTACAATAGGTTTAGTTATAGCACTAATAGGCATTGCACTTGTCGCACTTTATCAATCTTATGTTTACAAAGTTTTTGCTGGGAAAATAAAAATCGAAGATATACACTATTAA
- a CDS encoding flagellar filament outer layer protein FlaA, with protein MKKVVVAGVLLLIVVGMVYGEIERTLIDFGNYEEKIGQYLSKEKQNLQNLVDKYKQEGLDLYREWFYSQENAQKLLDIWFDPASWKIENWKVELVSSARFIPNIVSSYLLKVQSKRWGDVMGVRIKFPVNPFLSNAKVLPPFRFTPYYLDGSPVDSEADFSKQQYTDEERVKNGIIMNVLQVKRVSLWVSGRNYKHLVSVVLRNEDGVEEEYFMGPLFFQGWRRLAWENPNYIEQVNQRILQRLPLYPRSLPFKEFAYFKIYKPQEEPGGDFVVYFKDVSLSFDRAVVQEELDIDDEKYWQILSKEKIEYTKRSLRRIIDQVELVELEKKRKAASQESGQQGQQRAQ; from the coding sequence ATGAAGAAGGTAGTTGTTGCTGGAGTGCTTTTATTAATAGTTGTCGGGATGGTTTACGGGGAGATAGAAAGGACACTTATTGATTTTGGTAATTATGAGGAAAAAATAGGCCAGTATCTGTCAAAAGAAAAACAAAATTTGCAGAATCTTGTAGATAAGTATAAGCAAGAAGGGCTTGACCTGTATCGAGAATGGTTTTATTCTCAAGAGAATGCTCAAAAATTGCTTGATATATGGTTTGATCCTGCGTCTTGGAAGATAGAAAACTGGAAAGTAGAACTAGTATCATCTGCTAGGTTTATACCAAATATAGTAAGCTCGTACTTACTTAAGGTTCAGAGTAAAAGGTGGGGTGATGTAATGGGTGTGAGGATAAAATTCCCAGTTAATCCTTTCCTATCTAACGCAAAAGTACTTCCACCGTTTAGATTTACCCCTTACTATTTGGATGGTTCTCCAGTTGATTCCGAAGCGGATTTTTCTAAGCAACAGTACACTGATGAGGAAAGAGTTAAAAATGGCATCATTATGAATGTTCTACAAGTTAAAAGAGTTTCTCTTTGGGTTTCTGGTAGGAATTATAAGCATTTGGTATCCGTTGTACTTAGGAATGAAGATGGAGTTGAAGAAGAGTACTTTATGGGGCCATTATTCTTCCAAGGTTGGAGAAGACTTGCTTGGGAAAATCCCAACTATATAGAACAAGTTAACCAGAGGATATTACAAAGATTACCTTTGTATCCTAGATCTTTGCCGTTCAAGGAGTTTGCGTACTTTAAGATTTACAAACCACAAGAGGAGCCAGGTGGTGATTTTGTAGTATACTTTAAAGATGTGTCTCTATCATTCGATAGAGCAGTAGTACAAGAAGAGCTTGATATTGATGATGAGAAATATTGGCAAATCTTGTCAAAAGAAAAAATAGAATACACGAAGAGATCTCTTAGAAGAATTATAGATCAAGTTGAGCTTGTTGAGCTTGAAAAAAAGCGAAAAGCAGCATCTCAAGAGTCGGGTCAGCAAGGTCAGCAGAGAGCTCAATAA